A DNA window from Hydra vulgaris chromosome 13, alternate assembly HydraT2T_AEP contains the following coding sequences:
- the LOC136089495 gene encoding 52 kDa repressor of the inhibitor of the protein kinase-like, which translates to MEEFVKFIHCSNGVTGEGLFCVLLKVMSVLSLDIKNCRGQSYDGAGAMAGHTKGLFARILNLNEKAIFTHCYSHRFNLALCTSCNAQSIRNLLAHVKEVSYFLILSPTKQQKLEEHIDKITPLASQKKLKDVCKTCWIDKVHDMDTFQELFIFVVSCLEEMSLNINKTFNHTTSTSASSLLKLITGFDFIVALCIARNVFDITLPITRLLQAKSNDIYNGLNLIQALKDAVCSLRNTVD; encoded by the coding sequence ATGGaagaatttgttaaatttatacatTGTTCAAATGGTGTTACTGGCGAaggtttattttgtgttttattaaaagttatgtcTGTTCTTTCCTTGgatattaaaaattgtagagGACAATCTTATGATGGTGCTGGAGCAATGGCTGGCCATACTAAAGGGTTGTTTGCTcgtattttaaatttgaatgaaaaagcTATTTTTACTCATTGTTACAGCCACAGATTTAATTTAGCTTTATGTACATCATGCAATGCGCAGTCTATCAGGAACCTTTTAGCTCATGTAAAAGAGGTATCATACTTTTTGATTCTTTCTCCAACCAAGCAACAAAAATTAGAAGAGcatattgataaaattactCCATTAGCTTcccaaaaaaagttaaaagatgtTTGTAAAACATGTTGGATTGATAAAGTACATGACATGGATACTTTTCAAGAGCTTTTTATATTTGTGGTCTCCTGTCTTGAAGAAATGTccttaaatatcaataaaacatttaatcatACAACATCTACTTCTGCTTCCTCTTTACTAAAGTTAATAAcaggttttgattttattgttgcaCTTTGTATAGcaagaaatgtttttgatataaCTCTTCCAATTACACGATTGTTGCAGGCAAAAAGTAATGATATTTATAATGGTTTGAATCTTATCCAGGCATTGAAAGATGCTGTGTGTTCTCTTAGAAATACTGTTGATTAA